The DNA sequence GCCGCCACGCGTTTTCATGCGCACACGGAATCCATGGGTGCGTTTACGGCGGGTTACGGATGGTTGATATGTTCTTTTCATGATTGACCTCGGGAAAGCCAAGTATTTTCCTTTGTGGCGCCCAAAAGGTCAACCTAAGTTGTGCTCTTATTGGGTTTTTCCCTTATTTTATTTGGTGTTTATTTCATTATTGATTGATTTTTAAGGTTTTTTATTGTTTGGTCACAAGTTATCCACAGGTTTTCCACCCACTTAAGGCTTG is a window from the Polynucleobacter difficilis genome containing:
- the rpmH gene encoding 50S ribosomal protein L34, yielding MKRTYQPSVTRRKRTHGFRVRMKTRGGRTVLNARRAKGRKRLAV